One part of the Deltaproteobacteria bacterium genome encodes these proteins:
- a CDS encoding ROK family protein, protein MKLAVGIDLGGTTARAALVDENGNIIKDARALLSDYTPAAVITQLIGLIKGLDSKGLSYPAAMGIAAQLWVKTGIVAVSPNLGWKDVAFGDMLKEAFGQQIRLVNDLDAITVGEARCGAGRGEQDVLCMFLGTGVGMGAICQGLLLEGADGLATELGHIKVASPKTGRACGCGERGCVEAYSSGRHLPELLAEKVKSGLLSPLFDSVAGDLSKLNAVNIEAACIYGDKAADALWNDIAEKLGLATANAITILNPRVAILGGGVLVLAPTLRQRIVQVIKDNTARPALSKLEIRDTELGDKAGLVGAGLLAQPSN, encoded by the coding sequence ATGAAATTAGCAGTAGGTATTGATTTGGGTGGTACCACAGCAAGGGCTGCATTGGTTGATGAAAACGGTAATATTATTAAGGATGCTCGGGCTTTATTATCAGATTACACACCAGCGGCAGTAATCACTCAACTTATTGGATTAATAAAAGGGCTGGATAGCAAGGGTCTGTCTTATCCGGCAGCTATGGGTATTGCCGCACAGTTATGGGTTAAAACCGGCATTGTGGCAGTATCTCCCAACCTAGGTTGGAAAGATGTTGCTTTTGGTGACATGCTGAAAGAGGCATTTGGACAACAAATTAGGTTAGTTAATGATCTTGATGCGATAACGGTGGGCGAAGCGCGCTGTGGTGCTGGTCGTGGTGAGCAAGATGTGCTTTGTATGTTTTTAGGTACCGGCGTAGGTATGGGGGCAATATGCCAAGGTTTGTTACTTGAAGGTGCCGATGGGTTAGCAACCGAACTCGGGCATATTAAAGTTGCCTCCCCAAAAACCGGACGCGCATGCGGTTGTGGTGAACGTGGATGTGTTGAAGCTTATAGTTCTGGTCGTCATTTACCAGAGCTCTTAGCCGAAAAGGTGAAAAGTGGGTTGTTGAGCCCATTATTTGACTCGGTGGCAGGTGATTTAAGTAAATTAAATGCAGTCAATATTGAAGCTGCCTGTATATATGGTGATAAAGCTGCTGATGCTCTGTGGAATGATATTGCTGAAAAACTCGGTTTAGCGACGGCAAATGCAATTACTATACTTAATCCGCGCGTGGCAATTTTAGGTGGTGGTGTATTAGTATTAGCACCAACTTTACGCCAACGTATAGTACAAGTTATTAAAGATAATACTGCACGTCCGGCACTATCCAAGCTTGAAATTCGTGATACTGAATTAGGTGATAAAGCTGGGCTGGTTGGCGCGGGGTTGTTAGCACAACCAAGCAATTAA
- a CDS encoding peptidylprolyl isomerase, translating to MAIMTTLPVVAATNPRVAIETTKGTIIIELFADKAPISVKNFLDYVDAKFYNGTIFHRVIPGFMVQGGGFTKDFAKKPTREPIKNEAKNGVANKRGTLAMARTAIVDSATAQFFINVADNEFLNHQNDSQYGYAVFGQVIDGMRIVDAIVASECICPSRSQEQCTANIPPGMRDVPKEAIIIIKASRVN from the coding sequence ATGGCCATTATGACCACTTTACCAGTCGTAGCTGCAACAAATCCTAGAGTAGCAATTGAAACTACCAAAGGCACGATTATTATTGAATTGTTTGCTGATAAGGCTCCTATTAGTGTTAAAAATTTTCTCGATTATGTTGATGCTAAATTTTATAATGGCACGATTTTTCATCGTGTGATTCCTGGGTTTATGGTGCAAGGCGGTGGTTTTACGAAAGATTTTGCAAAAAAACCTACGCGTGAGCCAATAAAAAATGAAGCTAAAAATGGTGTTGCAAATAAACGTGGTACACTAGCCATGGCACGTACAGCTATTGTTGATTCAGCCACCGCACAGTTTTTTATTAATGTTGCGGATAATGAATTTTTAAATCATCAAAATGATTCACAATATGGTTATGCCGTGTTCGGCCAAGTAATTGATGGTATGCGCATAGTTGATGCTATTGTTGCTTCAGAATGTATTTGCCCTTCAAGATCGCAGGAGCAATGTACTGCTAATATTCCTCCCGGCATGCGTGATGTGCCCA